The region CATTTCCAGAGAAAAAAGATATAGAGTTTGCAAGAGTTTGCGCCAAAAAATTGGTTGATTATCTTGATAATCCAAAAGGAGGAGTACTTGCAGAAATTGACGGGGGGTTGAAGATCATTCCACTTCAATATATTAAAAGCCAGACTGAATTTACTGTGGAGAGGATTCTTGAGAAAGTGAGGGAATAAATCATGAAAGGAGAACATCCTTATGTTAAGTGGGCCATAAAAAGCATTGAGGCATGGTTGAAAGAGAAAAGATTGCTGAACCCACTTAAAGATGGTGCACCTGTGGAATTACTGAAAAGAAGAGCGGGTGCTTTTGTTAGCCTCCATAAATTGGATGGATCTCTCAGAGGGTGTATAGGAACATATGTTCCGACGAAAGAAAATCTTGCTGAAGAAATAAGGGATAATGCAATTGCTGCAGCAGTGGAAGACCCTCGCTTTCTTCCAGTTAGCACAAATGAGCTTGATGATATTAAAGTAAGTGTTGATATATTGAGCGAACCTGAAGAGGTGTCGGGTATAAACCAGCTTGACCCTAAGAAATATGGCATTATAGTTGCGAAAGGATATCGAAGGGGTCTTCTGTTACCTGATTTAGAGGGTATCGATACTGTTCAGGAACAATTAAAAATAGCCAGGAGAAAAGCGGGCATTCTGGATAATGAGAAAATTACCGTATACCGTTTTACAGTTGAAAGGTTTTATTAAGGAGTGATTTTGTGCAAAAAATGGCGTTGTATTTTACCAGTCTTTCAGATGAAAAAATTAAATGCGAACTTTGTCCCCATCATTGTGTTTTGGAGAATGGGCAGATCGGTTTTTGCCTGACCAGAAAAAATAAGGAAGGGATTATGGAGTTATTGAATTATGGTCAGATTACGTCTATTTGCGTGGATCCAATAGAGAAGAAACCGTTATTTCATTTCAATCCAGGGGAGAAGATCTTATCTGTTGGAACCTTTGGCTGCAACATGAAATGTGCTTTTTGTCAAAATTGGGAAATATCCCAGCAACCGGCTCCAACTCGCCGGGTTCTTCCTGAACAGCTTGTCTCCATAGCTCTGGAGAGAGGTTCTCGTGGTATAGCCTATACTTACAATGAGCCATTCGTTTGGTTTGAATTTGTTCTCGATACGTCCAGAATAGCTTCCAAGGAAGGTTTGTATAACGTTTTAGTCACGAATGGGCTTGTAGAAGAAGACCCTCTCAGCCTGTTGATACAATCAATTCATGCCATAAATGTTGATCTCAAAGCTTTCGAGGAAGAAACTTACCGTCGTCTCGGGGGAGATTTGAACACTGTTAAGAGGACCATAAAAGTAGCTGTTGAGGCAGGTATACATGTTGAGATAACTACACTGATTGTACCAGGAATCAGTGACGACATGGAACATCTTGAGGAAGAATTCAAATGGCTGGCAAGTTTAGATAAATCTTTGCCTCTTCATTTATCTCGTTATTTTCCAAACTATAGAATGAGCAATCCTGCCACATCAAATTCAAAACTTATTGAGGCCTATAACCTGGCGCGACAGTATCTGGATTATGTTTATATAGGAAATCTTTGGGATTCAAATTACGAAAGCACGGTTTGCCCTTCGTGTGGGACCCTCGTAGTCAGGCGTGATAGGTATGAGATTCAAAACGAAGGTTTAGATCGAGAAGGCAGGTGCAAAAAATGCGGAAAAAAGATCGCGAAAGTTTTTTAAGAACAAATCGTTTGTTGTTTATTCTTCTTTTCGTTGGTCTGGCGATAATCTTTTCCTTAACTGCCGCAGTCTTTGTCAGATCACAGCACAACTATTATGAGTACGATGGCTTTACGCTTGGAACCTACTGCAGAATCGTTGTTTCGTCGAAAAAAGGCTCAAAATCCCTTGCGGAAATCATGTTTGATGAGATGGACAGAATTTATAAAAAATACAACCTGAATGATGAAAATAGTTTCTTGAGTAAAATAAACACTTCCAAAGATTGGGTTGACCTTGACGAGGAAACATTTGTTCTTCTTGATGCTGCTGTCAAATTTTCGGAAATAACCAGTGGGGCGTTTGACCCTGCTCTTGGAAATCTAATAGAGCTCTGGGGATTCAACAAAATAGCTGAACATTCACCAGAGACTGTACCATCAAAATTTGATATAGCTGAAACATTGAAAAAATCAGGGGTAAGAAACGTAGAATTAGACCGGAACACAAGGAGAATAAGGTTGCTGAATGGTGTCAAGCTTGATCTTGGAGGGATAGCTAAGGGTTATGCCCTTGATAGGGCATATCAGATAGCGAAAGAAATTGATCCGGAGTGTACGGGTTTTGTTGAAGCCGGGGGCGATATTAGAATACTTGGGCCAAAATTTGGATCTCGACCATGGGTTGTTGGTGTGAAAGATCCGCGGAAAGCAGACTCGGTGGTAACGTACCTTTATTTGACAGAAGGTGCTGTTGCCACTTCTGGCGATTACGAGAGATACTTTATTTTGGACAACGTGAGGTATCATCATATTCTTTCACCTGAAACAGGTTATCCTGCACAGGGTGCTCAATCAGCAACCGTTGTTGCAAAAGACGCGGTAACAGCTGATGCACTTTCAACGGCTGCTTTTGTCATGGCGAAAGACTGGGAGTACGTAGTCCTGGAATATCCAAAATTTGGAGGAAGTGTTTTGATAATAACAGAGGATGGATCTGTGTGCAGATCACCTTCAATGAGAGTATATGAGCAGGCGAAATAAGTTTTTCAGAAAAGCAGATTTTCTTGTAATATTGGTAATTTTGCTGATAATTGTTATCAGTTTTTTTGTTAAGGATAAAAATTCCTCGCAAGTAGAGGTATGGAAAAATGGAGAGATCGCGATGGTAATCAAACAGGCAGGGGAATACGAGCTCAGAGAAGGTGATAATCATTTGATGAACATATATTTTGACGGGAAGACGGTCTTTGTCAAGAATAGTTCATGCTCATTGAAAATTTGTGAAAAAACTGGAAAAGTTGGACCTGGTGGGGTTATCATATGTGTTCCGAACAGGGTTCTAATAAAGTTCAGTGGTAAAATGCCAAAGGCGGATGTGATAACTTGGTGAGAGCGAAGAGAATAGCCTTAACAGCGTTAATGATCAGCCTGGGTGTGGTAACGTATGTTCTGGAAAGTGTAGTACCTTTTCCCATTCCAAATGGAAAATGGGGATTCTCAAATTTTGTTGTGTTGCTTTCTATTTTTGCTTTTGGGGGAGTTGAAGGAATAAAAGTTGCGATCGGGAAAAGTTTGATCGGGTCTATTTTGACCGGCCACTTTATGGATGTGGCTTTTT is a window of Pseudothermotoga elfii DSM 9442 = NBRC 107921 DNA encoding:
- a CDS encoding NusG domain II-containing protein, with protein sequence MSRRNKFFRKADFLVILVILLIIVISFFVKDKNSSQVEVWKNGEIAMVIKQAGEYELREGDNHLMNIYFDGKTVFVKNSSCSLKICEKTGKVGPGGVIICVPNRVLIKFSGKMPKADVITW
- the amrA gene encoding AmmeMemoRadiSam system protein A, with the protein product MKGEHPYVKWAIKSIEAWLKEKRLLNPLKDGAPVELLKRRAGAFVSLHKLDGSLRGCIGTYVPTKENLAEEIRDNAIAAAVEDPRFLPVSTNELDDIKVSVDILSEPEEVSGINQLDPKKYGIIVAKGYRRGLLLPDLEGIDTVQEQLKIARRKAGILDNEKITVYRFTVERFY
- the amrS gene encoding AmmeMemoRadiSam system radical SAM enzyme, which translates into the protein MQKMALYFTSLSDEKIKCELCPHHCVLENGQIGFCLTRKNKEGIMELLNYGQITSICVDPIEKKPLFHFNPGEKILSVGTFGCNMKCAFCQNWEISQQPAPTRRVLPEQLVSIALERGSRGIAYTYNEPFVWFEFVLDTSRIASKEGLYNVLVTNGLVEEDPLSLLIQSIHAINVDLKAFEEETYRRLGGDLNTVKRTIKVAVEAGIHVEITTLIVPGISDDMEHLEEEFKWLASLDKSLPLHLSRYFPNYRMSNPATSNSKLIEAYNLARQYLDYVYIGNLWDSNYESTVCPSCGTLVVRRDRYEIQNEGLDREGRCKKCGKKIAKVF
- a CDS encoding FAD:protein FMN transferase, which gives rise to MRKKDRESFLRTNRLLFILLFVGLAIIFSLTAAVFVRSQHNYYEYDGFTLGTYCRIVVSSKKGSKSLAEIMFDEMDRIYKKYNLNDENSFLSKINTSKDWVDLDEETFVLLDAAVKFSEITSGAFDPALGNLIELWGFNKIAEHSPETVPSKFDIAETLKKSGVRNVELDRNTRRIRLLNGVKLDLGGIAKGYALDRAYQIAKEIDPECTGFVEAGGDIRILGPKFGSRPWVVGVKDPRKADSVVTYLYLTEGAVATSGDYERYFILDNVRYHHILSPETGYPAQGAQSATVVAKDAVTADALSTAAFVMAKDWEYVVLEYPKFGGSVLIITEDGSVCRSPSMRVYEQAK